GAAGTAAGTACAACTTCTTGTAATAATGCTTATCTGAGGGTCATACTCTGTTTTTTCACCAAAGCACGCATAGCACATGGATCTGTTAGTGGAAGTCCAGTTCTAAAGATAGATATGAGTGACCTTAGATTCTCTAATTTAGTTTACTAGTGATGGTGCTAATGGACTGGGATTACCCAGAGAGTTAATACAGTATTGCAGTTCCTCCTACTCCTCCTACAAGTTGCAGCAAGTAAACAATAAGGGAATAATAGTAGATGAAGctgcattttgaaagagaatGTGCATTTGATTTGACGAGTCATACATAACTACCCTTGACGTCGGCACCTCCCAAAGAAGTTTTCTAAGTACGAGCAAGATGTTCAGTGTGACACCTGAGTGTCTCTTCCAATAGCTCCTGCTGTGTAAAGAAAACAGCCTGAAAATAGGTGTCTTCAGGAGGTGCTTAGGGTGATCCTGAGAGTTGGGACTGCAGAACTGTTCTTCATTGGTATGGAACTtgtttaatattattaaatattaaattacagttcattttaatgaatatatAGTAAACAAACTGGAACAGCTTTTGGGAAGGAAAACCCTGTTTTCCTTGCAATTTGAGTGAATTACCAGataaaagaagaattttaagtAGAATTTACTTCATctcttaaaacacaaaaaaatttctCCACTAGAGGAGGAACTAGCTAGTTACgatttacaaaataattagaATTACAGCAAAGGTTATTGGGTAAACTCTGATTTGGTATTGGGGCAGAAACTAAGTATACTTACTATTAGTGACAAGGAAGTCACGGATGCATGGGCCCTTTGACCCGTGGTTTGTCTCCAGCCACTGGTATGTAGACCATCAtacatatgcatgcacacaaagAAGTCCCTCACTCAGGAAAAGTTAGAAATGGTTTTTAATAAGAATATGGGACAGACTGCTTATTGGGCAAAGGGCCTGGCCATATAAGCGTATCAGCCAGCTGACTGTTTAGGTGCAACTGTGCCTTTCTGTCCTCTTATCCTTGTTCTTTACCCAATATTGTACCACTCCAAATCACCTGGATCCatcctttttcctgcttttggaACTTTTGGGTCCTCCCATCCCATACTAAGTCTTCTGCAATTCCAGAATGCTCTTCCCTTGAATACCATAAAATGGCCCACATCCCTAGGTCAGGACTTCTGGACTGACCTGCCTTGGTCCAGAAGGTGCAAAGAGCTCTTCCGTTGACTTCCTTGAATGGGTGTCACACCTGGGCCATGGGGCTGCAGACCTGCGGGCAGAGCCCTGGAAAGAGCCTGGACAGGGTGCCCCCCCCTCAGAGCCCTCAGTTTGGgttcctgcctgcccctgggcCCCTGCGCTCCTCTGGGCATGTCGAGATGGGCCCCTGGTGAGATGATTGCTCCTGGACCCACCACAGGAGCCGCCAGGGAGGGGTATCACTGGGCTCTTCCGTCTGCCACTGCCTCCCTGTGCTCCCTCGTCCGTGTGAGCAGGGGAGCGTTCATCACATAATCTAACAAGCTTATGCACTTCTGTGACAATGAGAACATCCATAGGTAAACGTTTTCTATCAAATACATTTCACAAGGAATAATACATGCTTACTGCAGCCCATAAATGGATGGTGTTTAGTATGTAAGGGTTGTCCGCTATAGTGACAATTCTACCTCAGTCTAGCTGCTGCCGAGGACAAGGACATAGGCTGAACAGCTACTCGTTTTCTGTAGATAACTATTCTGATTGTAAAAGAcacagtgtattttttaaaggctttaaaaagCTTCATAAACATTAATCAAAGTAATCATACCATCTGAGAGACAAGCAAAATGTTAACTGTTCTATTTTACAAGCAGAatagctgagaaaaaaattatataattaaGTATCTCCTGAGATTACGTAGGTCTACTGCAGACATCAGAGTAGAGCACAAATCTGAATTTTTGGACCAGTTTTTCAACCAGCTTGGAAAACAGGGAACCTGATTTTGAATCTTTCTTTTTAGGTACCCACACACAAAAGCCTTTGATCAAACTTCATACTGAAATGTTAGAACAGTCTAGCAgacaacacaacaaaaagcagatttgAGCAAATTTTAGTTCAGATACTGAACGTGACCACTGTTAATCCATAGCATTCCAGAAATCCAGAAGGAAAGTCTGGTAACCTGCTAAAGTAGCTATATtgaaacacattatttttcttttatgtgttGCAGGTCATTGCAAGTGTGTTGAGGAACTTGTCCTGGCGAGCAGATGTAAACAGTAAAAAGACTCTAAGAGAAGTTGGAAGTGTGAAAGCATTGATGGAATGTGCTTTAGAAGTTAAGAAGGTATCGTGTATAACTGATTGAGATAAATTTTGGAAagattgcatttattttacacaaaacacaaatactGTCCTTTTTTTGATAAAAAGTTGGTGAAATATTTGGGATGGTTTAGGTAGAAGTATTTAAGATATTATTTAAGATATAAAGAAGGTTTGAAGAGTAGAGTTGCTCTGACTTAACATAGCAGCAGACCACAGTGCAGCAGTGACATCTCAATACCACtagtatttctgtaattttttatttacgAGGGTTGACagcttttgcctttcagttttATGAGCTGTGCTGTTGaaacagctgttttttaaaattttgcaatTTAATAAAGCCTCTTTTGAGTTAGTGAATAGATAACTACAGCCAGCAAGTATTGTGgcacacatttctgaaaactttgaGGAAAGCAATACCAAATCCATAGCTGAAGGAGAGAATCAAACAGAAGTATTTACATGtgcactgctgcctgcatcaGGCTTACCAGCCCAGAAAGTAGAAACTGGAACATAAAATAACTCCTTGAAGCTAACTTAATTTCTGAGAGCTTGTGATCAATAGTTGAAAACTTCTCTAATTTTCTAAATATgtcattttgttattttcctagGAATCCACCCTAAAAAGTGTTCTGAGTGCCTTATGGAATTTGTCAGCACATTGTACTGAGAACAAAGCTGATATATGTGCTGTTGATGGTGCTCTTGCATTTCTAGTCAGCACACTGACATACCGGAGCCAAACAAACACTTTAGCGATTATAGAAAGTGGAGGAGGAATACTAAGAAACGTTTCTAGCTTAATTGCTACTAATGAGGACCATAGGTAggtatattttttctgaaaatcttcagCAGTTCCACATGTGTATTAGACAGTTTCTGAGTCTTAATATGAATGCATGTACTAAGTATGGTAGTTAAGTACggttaatttttaatgcatttgatAAGGCAAGTATTTCACTTAAATAACAGGAAAGTGCGAAGAGGTTAAGACCTACTGCTTGTTAATGGTGAACTGTACTAAAAGCTAACTATTCGTATTTGTAATAGGATTTGATTAGCATTCAGATGAAAGCTAGAGGAAATACGAGATAAATTTGCACTGGAGAACTCATGATTTTCCTTCTAAGGGCAAAACTTGCCTCTAGCGTaataggtttttgttttgttttgtctcttaCCCTTCTTAAATGCCACTactgatgtttattttcaattacTCAACACCAGGCAAATCTTGCGAGAGAACAGCTGCTTACAAACCTTGTTACAACACTTGAAGTCACACAGTTTGACAATAGTCAGTAATGCATGTGGGACCCTGTGGAATCTTTCTGCACGAAATGCAAAGGATCAGGAGGCGTTGTGGGACATGGGAGCAGTCAGCATGCTGAAAAATCTCATTCActcaaaacacaaaatgatAGCCATGGGTAGTGCTGCAGCTCTAAGAAACCTCATGGCAAACAGGCCAGCAAAATATAAGGATGCTAACATTATGTCTCCAGGATCAAGCTTACCATCTCTTCATGTCCGAAAACAAAAGGCACTGGAAGCAGAATTAGATGCTCAGCATTTATCAGAGACTTTTGACAACATTGATAATTTAAGCCCAAAAGCATCTCACCGTAATAAGCAGAGACATAAGCAAAATATATACAGTGACTATGTCTTGGATTCCAGTCGGCATGATGATGGTATATGCAGATCAGAGAGTTTTAATGCTGGTAATATGACTGTACTTTCGCCATATCTAAATACTACGGTATTGCCTGGCTCCTCCTCTTCCAGTAGAGGAAACATAGAAAATTCTCGATCTGAGAAAGACAGAAGTCTTGATAGGGATCGAGCGGTAGGTTTAAATACCTATCATCCTACTGCAGAGAATACTGGGAACTCCTCTAAGAGAATAGGAATGCAGATTTCTACCGCTGCAGCTCAGATCGCCAAAGTTATGGAAGAAGTAACAAGCATGCATATTCCACAAGAAGACAGAAGTTCTGGTTCCACTTCAGAAATGCACTGTTtgacagaagacagaaatgcCCCAAGGAGATCAGCCACTGCCCACACTCACTCAAACACATACTTTCCTAAACCTGAGAATTCAAACAGGACATGTCCTATCCCGTACACAAAAATGGAATACAAGAGAGCTTCAAATGATAGTTTAAATAGTGTCAGCAGCAGTGATGGCTATGGTAAAAGAGGCCAAATGAAACCTTCCATTGAATCTTACTCTGAAGATGATGAAAGTAAATTTTGTAGTTATGGTCAATATCCAGCAGACTTGGCACATAAGATTCATAGTGCAAATCATATGGATGACAATGACGGAGAGCTAGACACTCCTATTAATTATAGTCTTAAATACTCAGATGAACAGTTAAATTCTGGAAGGCAAAGTCCCTCTCAGAATGAAAGATGGGCAAGGCCTAAGCACATAATAGAtgatgaaatgaaacaaaatgaacaaaggCAGTCAAGGAGCCAGAATGCAACCTACCCCGTGTACACTGAAAGTGGAGAAGATAAACACATGAAATACCAGTCACCTTTTGGACAGCAAGAGTGTGTTTCTTCCTTCAGATCAAGAGGATCCAGTGGTTCAGATCAGAACAGAGTAGGCTCATCTCTTGGAATGAATCAGAAAGTAAACCAGTCCTTGTGCCAGGTTGATGATTATGATGATGATAAGCCAACCAACTATAGTGAACGTTACTCTGAGGAGGAACAACAGGAAGAAGAAGACAGACCAACTAATTACAGCATAAAGTACAATGAAGAGGAACATCATGTCGATCAGCCTATTGATTATAGTTTAAAATACTCAACAGAAGTTCCTCCTTCTCAGAAGCCATCTTTCACTTTTCCGAAGACTTCTTCAGTGCAACACGCTAAAACTGACCATATTTCCGCAAGCAGTGGGAGCACATCGGCCCCCTCAGCTGGTTCAAAGAGACAGAATCAGCTTCACCCAAATTCTGCCCAGAACAGAGGTGGTCATGCACAAAAGACTGCCTCTTGTAAAACTCCCTCTATTAATCAGGAAACTATACAGACTTACTGTGTGGAAGATACCCCAATATGTTTTTCAAGGTGTAGCTCTTTGTCATCTTTGTCATCAGCTGAAGATGAAATAGGACGTGATCAATCCACACGTGTGGCAGATGCTAATAACACGCTACAGATATCAGAACTAAAGGAGAACAGTGGGTCTCTACCTACAGAAGGTGCAGTAAGTGAAATCACATCAACATCACAACACATCAGAACAAAATCCAGTAGACTTCAGACTTCTAGTTTGTCTCCTTCTGATTCCTCTAGACATAAAGCTGTTGAATTTTCTTCAGGTGCCAAATCTCCCTCAAAGAGTGGTGCACAGACTCCTAAAAGCCCACCAGAACATTATGTGCAGGAAACACCACTCATGTTCAGCAGATGCACTTCTGTAAGTTCCCTGGATAGTTTTGAAAGCCGTTCAATTGCTAGTTCAGTTCAAAGTGAGCCTTGCAGTGGAATAGTAAGTGGTATTATAAGTCCCAGTGACCTTCCAGACAGCCCTGGACAAACAATGCCTCCAAGCAGAAGTAAAACGCCGCCGCCTGCTCAGGGAGTTCAAGTAAAAAGAGATGTAGCTAAAGGTAAAGTACCTAGTGCGGAAAAGAGAGAGCCTGGTCCTAGACAGGCAGCTGTAAATGCAGCTGTCCAAAGAGTTCAGGTACTACCAGATGCTGATACACTGTTACATTTTGCTACAGAAAGCACACCAGATGggttttcttgttcttccaGCCTGAGTGCTCTCAGTCTTGATGAGCCATTTATACAGAAAGATGCAGAGTTAAGAATAATGCCTCCAGTTCATGAAAATGAACATGGAAATGAAGTGGAACCTGAACAGTCAGATGATACAAAGGAtaacaagaagaagaaagcagagaagcctgctgaagcagaaaaagacaTTCTGGATGATTCTGATGATGATATTGAAATACTGGAAGCATGTATTATTTCTGCAATGCCAACAAAGTCTTCACGTAAAGCCAAAAAGCCTTCTCAAACACCTGCTCCAAAAATACCTCCTCCTGTAGCCAGAAAGCCTAGCCAGTTGCCAGTTTACAAACTTTTGCCTTCACAAAGCAGATTGCAGTCCCAGAAGCATGTGAGTTTTACACCAGGAGATGATATGCCACGGGTATATTGTGTTGAGGGTACACCAATAAATTTTTCAACAGCTACATCTCTGAGTGATCTCACAATAGAATCTCCCCCAAGTGAGTTGGCCAATGTAGACAGTGTGGGAATGGGAGCAGAGTCCAGGGAATTTGAAAAGCGAGACACCATTCCTACGGAAGGTACAAGTACCAATGACTCTCAGAGAGCAAAAAGCTCAACTGTGACTGCCCCAGGCCTGGATgaagacaaaacagaagaggGTGATATTCTGGCTGAGTGCATCAACTCAGCTatgccaaaaggaaaaagtcacAAACCTTTCAGAGTGAAGAAGATAATGGATCAAATTCAACAAGCATCTTCATCTCTAAGTAATAAAAACCAACCAGAAGGTGAGAAAAAGAAGCCAACGTCACCAGTAAAGCCTGTTCCCCAAAATAATGAATATAGAACACGTATAAGAAAAGCCACAGAGCCTAAAAGCAATGTTAATATTGACAGAAGCTATCCAGAGAACAGAGatgcaaagaaacagaatcttaaaaataattcaagagaTTTTAATGACAAATTGCCAAATAATGAAGAGCGTGTAAGAGGAAGCTTTACATTTGATTCCCCTCATCATTACACACCTATTGAGGGAACTCCGTATTGTTTTTCACGGAATGATTCCCTAAGTTCTTTAGattttgatgatgatgatgttgaCCTTTCAAGGGAGAAGGCAgaattaagaaaaggaaaagaaacaaaggaaacagaaactaAAGGCTGCACTAATCCAGAACAGTCTTCAAATCAGCAGCCAAGTAACAGGACACAAGTTTGTCAGAAACACCCAACAGGCAGAAGCCAGCCTAAAACTTTCTCTCAGTCAACTAAAGATATTCCAGACAGAGGAGCAGCTACagatgaaaaaatgcagaattttgcCATCGAAAACACACCGGTTTGTTTTTCTCGCAATTCATCTCTTAGTTCCCTCAGTGATATTGATCAagaaaacaataacaacaaagaAGGGGAACCTGCAAAACATACTGAGGCTCCAGATCCACAGATGGAATCAAACAG
The window above is part of the Falco cherrug isolate bFalChe1 chromosome Z, bFalChe1.pri, whole genome shotgun sequence genome. Proteins encoded here:
- the APC gene encoding adenomatous polyposis coli protein isoform X1, which gives rise to MAAASYDQLLKQVEALKMENSNLRQELEDNSNHLTKLETEASNMKEVLKQLQGSIEDEAMGSSGQIDLLERLKELNLESTNFPGVKLRPKMSVRSYGSREGSVSSRSGECSPVPMGSFPRRGFMNGSRESTGYLEELEKERSLLLAELEKEEKEKDWYYAQLQNLTKRIDSLPLTENFSLQTDMTRRQLEYEARQIRAAMEEQLGTCQDMEKRAQVRVARIQQIEKDILRIRQLLQSQAAEAERTPQSKHDAGSHDTERQNEGQGAAEISVATSSTGQGSAARMDHETASVMSSSNNYSVPRRLTSHLGTKVTEDCKPQVEMVYSLLSMLGTHDKDDMSRTLLAMSSSQDSCIAMRQSGCLPLLIQLLHGNDKDSVLLGNSRGSKEARARASAALHNIIHSQPDDKRGRREIRVLHLLEQIRAYCETCWEWQEAHEQGMDEDKNPMPAPVDHQICPAVCVLMKLSFDEEHRHAMNELGGLQAIAELLQVDCEMYGLTNDHYSVTLRRYAGMALTNLTFGDVANKATLCSMKGCMRALVAQLKSESEDLQQVIASVLRNLSWRADVNSKKTLREVGSVKALMECALEVKKESTLKSVLSALWNLSAHCTENKADICAVDGALAFLVSTLTYRSQTNTLAIIESGGGILRNVSSLIATNEDHRQILRENSCLQTLLQHLKSHSLTIVSNACGTLWNLSARNAKDQEALWDMGAVSMLKNLIHSKHKMIAMGSAAALRNLMANRPAKYKDANIMSPGSSLPSLHVRKQKALEAELDAQHLSETFDNIDNLSPKASHRNKQRHKQNIYSDYVLDSSRHDDGICRSESFNAGNMTVLSPYLNTTVLPGSSSSSRGNIENSRSEKDRSLDRDRAVGLNTYHPTAENTGNSSKRIGMQISTAAAQIAKVMEEVTSMHIPQEDRSSGSTSEMHCLTEDRNAPRRSATAHTHSNTYFPKPENSNRTCPIPYTKMEYKRASNDSLNSVSSSDGYGKRGQMKPSIESYSEDDESKFCSYGQYPADLAHKIHSANHMDDNDGELDTPINYSLKYSDEQLNSGRQSPSQNERWARPKHIIDDEMKQNEQRQSRSQNATYPVYTESGEDKHMKYQSPFGQQECVSSFRSRGSSGSDQNRVGSSLGMNQKVNQSLCQVDDYDDDKPTNYSERYSEEEQQEEEDRPTNYSIKYNEEEHHVDQPIDYSLKYSTEVPPSQKPSFTFPKTSSVQHAKTDHISASSGSTSAPSAGSKRQNQLHPNSAQNRGGHAQKTASCKTPSINQETIQTYCVEDTPICFSRCSSLSSLSSAEDEIGRDQSTRVADANNTLQISELKENSGSLPTEGAVSEITSTSQHIRTKSSRLQTSSLSPSDSSRHKAVEFSSGAKSPSKSGAQTPKSPPEHYVQETPLMFSRCTSVSSLDSFESRSIASSVQSEPCSGIVSGIISPSDLPDSPGQTMPPSRSKTPPPAQGVQVKRDVAKGKVPSAEKREPGPRQAAVNAAVQRVQVLPDADTLLHFATESTPDGFSCSSSLSALSLDEPFIQKDAELRIMPPVHENEHGNEVEPEQSDDTKDNKKKKAEKPAEAEKDILDDSDDDIEILEACIISAMPTKSSRKAKKPSQTPAPKIPPPVARKPSQLPVYKLLPSQSRLQSQKHVSFTPGDDMPRVYCVEGTPINFSTATSLSDLTIESPPSELANVDSVGMGAESREFEKRDTIPTEGTSTNDSQRAKSSTVTAPGLDEDKTEEGDILAECINSAMPKGKSHKPFRVKKIMDQIQQASSSLSNKNQPEGEKKKPTSPVKPVPQNNEYRTRIRKATEPKSNVNIDRSYPENRDAKKQNLKNNSRDFNDKLPNNEERVRGSFTFDSPHHYTPIEGTPYCFSRNDSLSSLDFDDDDVDLSREKAELRKGKETKETETKGCTNPEQSSNQQPSNRTQVCQKHPTGRSQPKTFSQSTKDIPDRGAATDEKMQNFAIENTPVCFSRNSSLSSLSDIDQENNNNKEGEPAKHTEAPDPQMESNRPQTSGYAPKSFHVEDTPVCFSRNSSLSSLSIDSEDDLLQECISSAMPKKKKPSRIKSESEKNNSRNTGGILAEDLTLDLREIQRPDSEHGFSPDSENFDWKAIQEGANSIVSSLHQAAAAASLSRQASSDSDSILSLKSGISLGSPFHLTPDQEEKPFTSNKGPRILKPGEKSTLESKKVESESRGIKGGKKVYKSIITGKTRSNSEVSSQLKQPQQTSVPSISRGRTMIHIPGVRNSSSSTSPVSKKGPPLKNANSKSPSEGQSLTSSPRGVKSSVKPEPAPVTRQPSGLNQSVSSKGPSRSGSRDSTPSRPQQQPLSRPLQSPGRNSISPGRNGISPPNKLSQLPRTSSPSTASTKSSSSARMSYTSPGRQMSQQNLTKQTALPKSTSSIPRSESASKGLNQALSSGGSNKKTELSRMSSTKSSGSESDRSERPVLVRQSTFIKEAPSPTLRRKLEESASFESLSPSRSDSPTRSQLQTPVLSPSLPDMSLSIHSAAQTSGWRKLPSNLSPSVEYDGRPAKRHDIARSHSESPSRLLINRSGTWKREHSKHSSSLPRVSTWRRTGSSSSILSASSESSEKAKSEDEKQHGSSLSGHKQSKESQAPAKGTWRKIKENEIPQIMNDPQHSFSGATNGSDSKTLIYQMAPAVSKTEDVWVRIEDCPINNPRSGRSPTGNTPPVIDSVSEKGGVNGKDSKETQEKQTPGNGGVPVRTIGLENRLNSFFQIESPDKKGTETKPLQNNAVPTPENNESTVSERTPFSSSSSSKHSSPIGAVAARVTPFNYNPSRRKSSVDSSSARPSQIPTPVNNSMKKRDSKSENPDSSGTQSPKRHSGSYLVTSV
- the APC gene encoding adenomatous polyposis coli protein isoform X2, with the protein product MAAASYDQLLKQVEALKMENSNLRQELEDNSNHLTKLETEASNMKEVLKQLQGSIEDEAMGSSGQIDLLERLKELNLESTNFPGVKLRPKMSVRSYGSREGSVSSRSGECSPVPMGSFPRRGFMNGSRESTGYLEELEKERSLLLAELEKEEKEKDWYYAQLQNLTKRIDSLPLTENFSLQTDMTRRQLEYEARQIRAAMEEQLGTCQDMEKRAQVRVARIQQIEKDILRIRQLLQSQAAEAERTPQSKHDAGSHDTERQNEGQGAAEISVATSSTGQGSAARMDHETASVMSSSNNYSVPRRLTSHLGTKVEMVYSLLSMLGTHDKDDMSRTLLAMSSSQDSCIAMRQSGCLPLLIQLLHGNDKDSVLLGNSRGSKEARARASAALHNIIHSQPDDKRGRREIRVLHLLEQIRAYCETCWEWQEAHEQGMDEDKNPMPAPVDHQICPAVCVLMKLSFDEEHRHAMNELGGLQAIAELLQVDCEMYGLTNDHYSVTLRRYAGMALTNLTFGDVANKATLCSMKGCMRALVAQLKSESEDLQQVIASVLRNLSWRADVNSKKTLREVGSVKALMECALEVKKESTLKSVLSALWNLSAHCTENKADICAVDGALAFLVSTLTYRSQTNTLAIIESGGGILRNVSSLIATNEDHRQILRENSCLQTLLQHLKSHSLTIVSNACGTLWNLSARNAKDQEALWDMGAVSMLKNLIHSKHKMIAMGSAAALRNLMANRPAKYKDANIMSPGSSLPSLHVRKQKALEAELDAQHLSETFDNIDNLSPKASHRNKQRHKQNIYSDYVLDSSRHDDGICRSESFNAGNMTVLSPYLNTTVLPGSSSSSRGNIENSRSEKDRSLDRDRAVGLNTYHPTAENTGNSSKRIGMQISTAAAQIAKVMEEVTSMHIPQEDRSSGSTSEMHCLTEDRNAPRRSATAHTHSNTYFPKPENSNRTCPIPYTKMEYKRASNDSLNSVSSSDGYGKRGQMKPSIESYSEDDESKFCSYGQYPADLAHKIHSANHMDDNDGELDTPINYSLKYSDEQLNSGRQSPSQNERWARPKHIIDDEMKQNEQRQSRSQNATYPVYTESGEDKHMKYQSPFGQQECVSSFRSRGSSGSDQNRVGSSLGMNQKVNQSLCQVDDYDDDKPTNYSERYSEEEQQEEEDRPTNYSIKYNEEEHHVDQPIDYSLKYSTEVPPSQKPSFTFPKTSSVQHAKTDHISASSGSTSAPSAGSKRQNQLHPNSAQNRGGHAQKTASCKTPSINQETIQTYCVEDTPICFSRCSSLSSLSSAEDEIGRDQSTRVADANNTLQISELKENSGSLPTEGAVSEITSTSQHIRTKSSRLQTSSLSPSDSSRHKAVEFSSGAKSPSKSGAQTPKSPPEHYVQETPLMFSRCTSVSSLDSFESRSIASSVQSEPCSGIVSGIISPSDLPDSPGQTMPPSRSKTPPPAQGVQVKRDVAKGKVPSAEKREPGPRQAAVNAAVQRVQVLPDADTLLHFATESTPDGFSCSSSLSALSLDEPFIQKDAELRIMPPVHENEHGNEVEPEQSDDTKDNKKKKAEKPAEAEKDILDDSDDDIEILEACIISAMPTKSSRKAKKPSQTPAPKIPPPVARKPSQLPVYKLLPSQSRLQSQKHVSFTPGDDMPRVYCVEGTPINFSTATSLSDLTIESPPSELANVDSVGMGAESREFEKRDTIPTEGTSTNDSQRAKSSTVTAPGLDEDKTEEGDILAECINSAMPKGKSHKPFRVKKIMDQIQQASSSLSNKNQPEGEKKKPTSPVKPVPQNNEYRTRIRKATEPKSNVNIDRSYPENRDAKKQNLKNNSRDFNDKLPNNEERVRGSFTFDSPHHYTPIEGTPYCFSRNDSLSSLDFDDDDVDLSREKAELRKGKETKETETKGCTNPEQSSNQQPSNRTQVCQKHPTGRSQPKTFSQSTKDIPDRGAATDEKMQNFAIENTPVCFSRNSSLSSLSDIDQENNNNKEGEPAKHTEAPDPQMESNRPQTSGYAPKSFHVEDTPVCFSRNSSLSSLSIDSEDDLLQECISSAMPKKKKPSRIKSESEKNNSRNTGGILAEDLTLDLREIQRPDSEHGFSPDSENFDWKAIQEGANSIVSSLHQAAAAASLSRQASSDSDSILSLKSGISLGSPFHLTPDQEEKPFTSNKGPRILKPGEKSTLESKKVESESRGIKGGKKVYKSIITGKTRSNSEVSSQLKQPQQTSVPSISRGRTMIHIPGVRNSSSSTSPVSKKGPPLKNANSKSPSEGQSLTSSPRGVKSSVKPEPAPVTRQPSGLNQSVSSKGPSRSGSRDSTPSRPQQQPLSRPLQSPGRNSISPGRNGISPPNKLSQLPRTSSPSTASTKSSSSARMSYTSPGRQMSQQNLTKQTALPKSTSSIPRSESASKGLNQALSSGGSNKKTELSRMSSTKSSGSESDRSERPVLVRQSTFIKEAPSPTLRRKLEESASFESLSPSRSDSPTRSQLQTPVLSPSLPDMSLSIHSAAQTSGWRKLPSNLSPSVEYDGRPAKRHDIARSHSESPSRLLINRSGTWKREHSKHSSSLPRVSTWRRTGSSSSILSASSESSEKAKSEDEKQHGSSLSGHKQSKESQAPAKGTWRKIKENEIPQIMNDPQHSFSGATNGSDSKTLIYQMAPAVSKTEDVWVRIEDCPINNPRSGRSPTGNTPPVIDSVSEKGGVNGKDSKETQEKQTPGNGGVPVRTIGLENRLNSFFQIESPDKKGTETKPLQNNAVPTPENNESTVSERTPFSSSSSSKHSSPIGAVAARVTPFNYNPSRRKSSVDSSSARPSQIPTPVNNSMKKRDSKSENPDSSGTQSPKRHSGSYLVTSV